The following DNA comes from bacterium.
ACGACATTTGTCACGAACATCTTCTGTACTACTCCTTGCGCACGCTTAAATTCCTCATGGAAAAGCACGGACTCAAGATCATCGACGCATCGCTCAATGACGTCAACGGAGGAAGTCTACGGTTCTTTGCGGTACATGCTGACGATCCGCGTGAGCCATCCGATGCACTCCGTGCGATTGAGGCAACCGAAGAAGTACTTGCGCTCGAAGAGAAGGCGACCTACGACCGGTTCGCGGCGTCCATCCAAAAGCTCAAGGACATTACGGTGGACTTCATTGAGAAAGAGCGCGCTTCAGGCGGTACCGTAATCGGCCTCGGCGCGTCGACCAAGGGCAATGTTCTTTTACAGTATTTCGGTATTACCAAGGAGATGCTCCCGGCCATCAGTGATCGTTACGCCGAGAAAGTAGGTCTGCGTACGCTCGGGACGGATATTCGTGTCGTCTCCGAAGAAGAGGCTCGTGACATGAAGCCGTCCGCCATGCTCGTTCTCATTTGGTTTTTCAAAGAGGAACTCTTGAAGCGTGAGCGGCAGTATCTTGAAGGGGGTGGGAAGCTCTATTTCCCGATGCCGTATCCACATGTCGTCACCAAGGACGGTGAGGTGAGGCTTGATTAGCCTATTCCGCTTTCTGTAGCGCCCACCATTGTTTCAGGGAAAGCGATTCATCCTTCGCATATCGCGAATCCTTGAGAAATAGTTCTTCTGCGATCATGCGAATGTGCGGCACCGATTGTTGGTGTTCTGTATATTCGCTGAAATTGTATATCTTGCGATAGAAGTGCCACTGACTGAGGCTGCGTTTCAGATTTGCTTTAAGGAATGAGAGCGTCCATTGCATGTCGTCGAGAAGAAGGTAGCCACCTGGCTTGAGAAGCCTATCTGCAAGGAGTATTGCTGGCAGATCGATATAGAACGTATGGTGACCATCGATATAGATCACTTCGTATTGTTCTCCGGATTTCAGCATCTCAAACAGAGTCCATGCATAGGTTCCAGTAGAGTTTGGTGCAAAACGGATCCGTGTCTGATCTATCTCTTTTAACGCGAGCTCCACTTCGTGACTTTTACACACGCTCTCGAAATCGCAGCCAACATACGAGATGTCCATATCGCGCATGAGCGCGAAGCGTTCAGCGCGAGGGAATTCACCGATACCGACCTCGAGGAATTTCCCTCCAGGAATGCGAGCAAGAATTTCACAGATGCGGTCTTCTTTACGCCCGCGAGGGTCATCAGCGAGCGTGTCAATTGCGGGAGAAGCGGTGTGTCGTACCTTGAATGCAAGCCATAGTGGCAGGTGTGCAAGATGGGCGATTTTCTTCCCTATACGTGTCCGGAGCCAGATAAGGGCACGTTTCGGGCCCAGGGAGATAACTCGTTGGATGGATTTCATGCCGGTGGCTCCGGTATTCTCTCATGCCCCGAATTTCGCGCCACCCCGACACTGAGTGCTATAATCCTGTCCTGTGGAACCTGACGAGTCACATGCGATGAGTGCCGTGCCGGCGAGCGAGAAAAAATGGTTTTTCATCGCGTACCTCTTCTGCATATGTGCGATAGGAATCGGGGCAGCTTTGATACTGCCGCGCGTTATGGACGGTGATGCGGTTGGGTATGCACATGCCATACAGGTGTACCAGGGAACCATACAGCTCCATATCCCGCCGGGTCTCACCGAGAATACTCTTGATGTTGTTGCTGCACACCGCATCCTCACGACGTTTCTCGGTATAGAGGCTGTTCGTATCTTCTCGGAAATCTTCGGCTCCTTGATCGGAGGGTGGATGATATGGAATACCCTCCTCTTTTTCGGTGTATCGATAGTGTTTTATCGTCTCTTAGAACGTTTTTTCCAAAGCGCTAAAGTCGCATTCGTGGGCGGTCTTTTCTTGGCGGGGAACTATTCGGTGGTGGCTCAAGGCCTCGCGCTCTTTATGGATATGGGCGGCTGGTTCTTCTATCTGCTCTCGATCTACTGGCTCTACCGATATATCGAATCAGAGCGGTATCGTGACGTGTTTTTCGCCGCATTGGCGATAGCGATAGGCGGTTTCTTTAAAGAGAATTCGTTCGTCGCGTTCATTCCGATTGGGCTCGTGCTTCTCTATGAGAACTATCGAACTCCTTTTCGCTATTTGAAACGAGTTGTTCCACTCGGCCTGTTGGTGGTGGTTCCCATGGCGATTCTCCACATCGGCGTCTATCTCAAATACGGATACGTCTACACGTACTGGATCCGCCTGGCGGGCACTTTCGTCTACCCGTCTATCATCGTCGAGTACATTAAAAGTTTCGGATCGCTCTTGAATTTCCTGGTCCCGGTTGCATTGGCGGGGGCGATAATTTTCCTTCGCGGCGGATATCCTATTGATGCGAAACGCAAGATATTCCTCGGCGGAGTCGTGCTTTCAACGATTCCTGCGGTGATGTGGCCGGCTATAACCCAGCGCGTTCTTTTCTTGGTTGTGCCATGGGTGATCATTCTTGCTGGATTCTGCATCAAACGATACGAACGCTACTGGTATGCATTTCTGCCGATTCTTGCCGTATATATTCTTGCGGCGTTCACCATGGACTCGTTTATTCTCGATTTCGTGAATCTGCCGATCTGAACATGAAGCCTACTGTGCATCTCGCGTATACGGCTCCTTTTGGACCCACACTGGTACGGCGGGGGATCGATAAGGCATTGCGTCTTGCGCATCTTCCGCCGCTCTATCGAAGTGGTCAGGATTTCTTAATACCGTGGCAGCATCCGATTCGTGCGCCGCACAGCATCACGTACCAACTCTTGCACGCGATCCGGGATCGAGGATACCCTGTGCGACTCTATAGTCTGTATGAGCACGGAGTGGCACCAATGAAAAAAGGGGATATATTCATCGGCCAGCCGCTGCCTAGTAAGGGAATGGGGCAGAGGCGATCGCTTGACGACGATCCGCTTTCAGTTACTTCGCGAACGTTGCGCGAATTTCCCAGTCCAAGAAATTTTATACTGATGCCATACGCTCACGATACTGAATATTCCACGTTCGCGAAAAAGCTTATCGCTGAAAATAATGCTACTGGAGGAGGTGCGATATTCATCGGCGGCGATATCTGGCAGCGGGACTGGGAAACGAAATCGCCGTATGCGGATCTCGGTCACTTGCGAAAAACACATATAACTGCAATGGGTATCGATCCGGCCGAATATCCTCTTGTAAAAAAAAGCTTCAATCAGAAAGGAAAGCGACGATATCTATATATAGGGCATACAGCCTGGTATAAGAACACCGCTGAATTAGAGAGAATTGCAGAACGAATGCCTCAGTTTGAATTTGGACATATCGGAGGAGGGTCGGTACGAGGGTGGAAAAAGATAGCGGATTTCGCGACTCTGACACCTGCATACATGGCTCGTCTTGCTAAGGAATATGACATATTTGTTACTGTGAGTACCGCTGATCCTCAAGCTACTACTATCGTTGAACAGATGTGTTTCGGATTGGCGGTTGCGTGCACCTCTGAGACCGGGTATGAGTATGACACAGTCACGCGATTGTTTACCGCTGATACGGATGCGAACGTGCGAATACTCACTGCTCTCCAAGACTTGGAAGAAGACGAGCTCATTTCATTAGCTCGGCAGAACCGCGAAATTGTTGAAAAAAAACATAGCTGGCAACAGTTCGTGAGCTGCGTTCTCGATTTTGCTGGAGTGGCTTAGTATTGACAGTGCCTCTAGACCCGTCGATGATTCACATACCATATGACTGCCGACAGGAATACAGCTTTCATCAATTCCGCAATGAAGAGCGTAGGCAAGAGGAAAGGTGTGGTTCTGGATGTTGGAGGAGGGGAGCGGTTCGGGAAATGGCTCTCACGATACAAGAGTGAATTTGAGGGTTGCGATTACAAGACGTTCGATTACGATGCATCGACGGGGGCTGACATCGTCGGGGACATCCACAAGATGCCGATCGCTGATGGGTTCTGTGATGCGATCATTTGTTCCTCTGTTCTTGAGCATGTGCGAGATCCTCTGACTGCAATGTCGGAGCTTCGACGCATCCTTAAAGACGGCGGGAAGATATTCCTGTATGTCCCTTCGATATACCCCTATCACGCACGCAAAGGGCACTATCCTGATTACTGGCGGTTCTTTGATGACACACTGTTGGAGCTCTTCAAGGGATTTTCTGATGTGCGAATCGAGAAGCGAGGAGGATATTTCTTCGCGCTCTCGTTCTTTGTCCCGATGCAGCACAAGATGCGATGGTTCTTGAACCCTGTCGCTGACCTTCTCGATCGGCTATTTCAGACTGAAAAGCGCACAACCACCTCCGGATATTACGTATTGGCTACGAAGTAGCGGTTTCAGCGAACCATCGATAGGTATCGACGAGGCCTTGAGGAAGCGCAATGGCGTGGCGCCAGCCGAGGGAGTGTATTTTGCTAACATCGAGGCGTTTGCGAGGGGTGCCGTCGGGTTTTGAGGTGTCCCAGACGATATCGCCATTGTAGCCAATCGTGGTCTTGATGAGTTCGGCCAATTCCTTGATGGTCACGTCTTCGCCGGTGCCGACATTGATGATCGAAGGATCGTTGTAGGTCTCCATAAGAAAGACGCAGGCACTGCCCATATCGTCGACATGGAGGAATTCGCGCATGGGGGCGCCGCTGCCCCAGACAGTGACTGAGGGCGCATTCGACACTTTTGCTTCATGGAAGCGGCGCAAAAGGGCGGGGAGGACGTGGGCGCGTTCGAGGTCGAAGTTGTCGTTCGGGCCGTACAGGTTGGTCGGCATGACGGAGATGAAATTCGAACCGTACTGGCGACGGTAGGCATTACACATCTCAATGCCGGCGATCTTGGCGATCGCGTAGGCGCTATTGGTATCCTCGAGTGGGCCGGTCATGAGGTATTCCTCCTTGATCGGCTGGGGGGCCATCTTCGGATAGATACAGGAGCTGCCGAGGAAAAGGAGTTTTTTCACGTCGCTTGCATGGGATTGATGGATGACGTTGGTCTGCACGACGAGGTTCTCGCGGATGAAATCAGCGGGGTAGGTATTGTTGGCCATGATGCCGCCCACGCGTGCCGCCGCCAGAAAGACATACTCAGGCTTTTCTTTCTCGAAGAAGTCGCGTACTGCCTCGGCGTCCATGAGTTCAAGCTCCGCATGGGTTCGAGTAATGATATTGGTATATCCCTTGCGCGTCAGTTCACGCACGATGGCGGAGCCCACAAGGCCGCGATGACCGGCCACGAAAATCTTTGAATTCTTTTCCATGCTATTTGAGGGCACGCAGGGCACCTTCGATGCGTGCTTTCACGTTCGGATGCAGGGAAGGGTCGTCGATCGAAAACCACTGCATCTCGCTGTGTTGGCTATCCGCATCCGCTTTCTCATCGGCGAGCGTACAGGCGAAGTATACATCCACGGTATGGTAATTCACGCCGTCGAATATCGATGCAGGATTGATCTCGTTGATAATGCCGCTGAAGACGAGGTCAGAAGCAGTGCGATCAAGACCGAGTTCTTCTTTGGCGATGCGGCAAGCTGCTTGGACGAGGTCTTCGTTCTTGTAGAGGCGACCACCGAAGCTGTAGAACTTGCCGGCGTAGGGTTCGTTGGTGCGCTTGCCGAGGAGGATCTTGGTCCTGTCGGGATTAAAAAAGAGAACATCCACCGTCACGACGGGGAAGTTCTCCATAAGGCGTCGGTATTCTTCAAGAGGGACGCGGCCGACGATCGGGAATTCGCTCATGCCTTGCTATCGATGAGAGCGAGATCCGCCTCCACCATGATCTTGATGAGCTCCTTGAACTTTACCCTCGGCTTCCAGCCGAGTTTCTTGCGCGCCTTGGTAGCATCTCCCAAGAGAAGATCTACTTCCGCGGGTCGGTAGTACTTCGGATCGATCTCGATGATGGTTTCCCCGGTCTTCTTGTCGATGCCTTTTTCCTTGAGGCCTTTGCCCTTCCAAACGATGTCGAAGCCCAAGAGTTTGCCCGTTTCTTCCACAAGTTCGCGGATGGAGTGGGTCTCGCCAGTCGCGAGGATGAAATCATCGGCCTCTTTCTGCTGGAGCATGAGCCACATGCCTTCGACGTAGTCCTTGGCGTAGCCCCAGTCGCGCTTTGCGTCGAGGTTACCGAGCTGGACGGTCTCTTGGAGGCCGCGCTTCACGCGAGAGAGGCCGGCGGTCACCTTGCGGGTGACGAAGGTCTCGCCGCGGCGGGGGGACTCGTGGTTGAAGAGGATGCCGTTGACCGCAAAGAGGTTGTAGCTCTCGCGATAATTACGCGCGATCCAGTAGCCGAAGACCTTTGCGCAGCCGTATGGGGATCGCGGA
Coding sequences within:
- a CDS encoding glycosyltransferase family 39 protein, whose amino-acid sequence is MEPDESHAMSAVPASEKKWFFIAYLFCICAIGIGAALILPRVMDGDAVGYAHAIQVYQGTIQLHIPPGLTENTLDVVAAHRILTTFLGIEAVRIFSEIFGSLIGGWMIWNTLLFFGVSIVFYRLLERFFQSAKVAFVGGLFLAGNYSVVAQGLALFMDMGGWFFYLLSIYWLYRYIESERYRDVFFAALAIAIGGFFKENSFVAFIPIGLVLLYENYRTPFRYLKRVVPLGLLVVVPMAILHIGVYLKYGYVYTYWIRLAGTFVYPSIIVEYIKSFGSLLNFLVPVALAGAIIFLRGGYPIDAKRKIFLGGVVLSTIPAVMWPAITQRVLFLVVPWVIILAGFCIKRYERYWYAFLPILAVYILAAFTMDSFILDFVNLPI
- a CDS encoding glycosyltransferase, producing the protein MAPMKKGDIFIGQPLPSKGMGQRRSLDDDPLSVTSRTLREFPSPRNFILMPYAHDTEYSTFAKKLIAENNATGGGAIFIGGDIWQRDWETKSPYADLGHLRKTHITAMGIDPAEYPLVKKSFNQKGKRRYLYIGHTAWYKNTAELERIAERMPQFEFGHIGGGSVRGWKKIADFATLTPAYMARLAKEYDIFVTVSTADPQATTIVEQMCFGLAVACTSETGYEYDTVTRLFTADTDANVRILTALQDLEEDELISLARQNREIVEKKHSWQQFVSCVLDFAGVA
- the gmd gene encoding GDP-mannose 4,6-dehydratase, whose protein sequence is MKKALITGITGQDGSYLTELLLEKGYEVHGIIRRSSSFNTARIEHHLPIKHKNGARLLLHYGDLGDGSSLNRILEKVRPDEIYHLGAQSHVRVSFDIPEYTADVDALGTLRMLDAIRETGIKTKFYQASSSEMFGKVAETPQKETTPFHPRSPYGCAKVFGYWIARNYRESYNLFAVNGILFNHESPRRGETFVTRKVTAGLSRVKRGLQETVQLGNLDAKRDWGYAKDYVEGMWLMLQQKEADDFILATGETHSIRELVEETGKLLGFDIVWKGKGLKEKGIDKKTGETIIEIDPKYYRPAEVDLLLGDATKARKKLGWKPRVKFKELIKIMVEADLALIDSKA
- a CDS encoding GDP-L-fucose synthase, with protein sequence MEKNSKIFVAGHRGLVGSAIVRELTRKGYTNIITRTHAELELMDAEAVRDFFEKEKPEYVFLAAARVGGIMANNTYPADFIRENLVVQTNVIHQSHASDVKKLLFLGSSCIYPKMAPQPIKEEYLMTGPLEDTNSAYAIAKIAGIEMCNAYRRQYGSNFISVMPTNLYGPNDNFDLERAHVLPALLRRFHEAKVSNAPSVTVWGSGAPMREFLHVDDMGSACVFLMETYNDPSIINVGTGEDVTIKELAELIKTTIGYNGDIVWDTSKPDGTPRKRLDVSKIHSLGWRHAIALPQGLVDTYRWFAETATS
- a CDS encoding NUDIX domain-containing protein, yielding MSEFPIVGRVPLEEYRRLMENFPVVTVDVLFFNPDRTKILLGKRTNEPYAGKFYSFGGRLYKNEDLVQAACRIAKEELGLDRTASDLVFSGIINEINPASIFDGVNYHTVDVYFACTLADEKADADSQHSEMQWFSIDDPSLHPNVKARIEGALRALK
- a CDS encoding class I SAM-dependent methyltransferase; this encodes MTADRNTAFINSAMKSVGKRKGVVLDVGGGERFGKWLSRYKSEFEGCDYKTFDYDASTGADIVGDIHKMPIADGFCDAIICSSVLEHVRDPLTAMSELRRILKDGGKIFLYVPSIYPYHARKGHYPDYWRFFDDTLLELFKGFSDVRIEKRGGYFFALSFFVPMQHKMRWFLNPVADLLDRLFQTEKRTTTSGYYVLATK